TAAAGAGAGGTTACATGCGAGATTGTTTTATTAACCTACATCTCCTCTTTGTTTCAGCAAATATGTGCAAAACCAGATGGAGGTGCCTGAGGGATGCGTTCGTAAAATGCAGAAGGAAAGTAGCTGCTAGTGGTTCAGCAGGTGGAACCCAGAGGGAGTGGAAATATGAAGGGCTTATGTCTTTTCTTCTGCCCCATGTACAACCCAGAAGGTCTTTGTGAATTCTAATCATCCGCAATTTGGAGTATTGCAAACTATCAAATTTGTCATTATTCATGGCACATTGCAATTATATTGAATGATATTGATTATTTATCCCTAATGTAATACTTCCTATGACAAATAAGTTTCATTTAATattttccttagttcaaaagccAGCCTGAGTGCCACCTCCCTGGAGGAAGAGTGGTCATCCACAACTTTAACACTTAGTGGATCAGATGGGCAGCCCAGTGGCAGCTCATCTGTCACCACAGAGAGACAGCAGCCGGATGCCACTACCTCAGAGACAAGGGACAGGGCAGAGAGGTCTCGCAGCCCCAGGGTGCGGGACACCTCTACCAGCGCCCCTACAAAGAGACACAGGGGTACAGACTCCATGGAGCAAAGACTCTTGTCTGTTTTACAAGAGACCAGGCCAGATACATCACTGGACGAATCCTACCACTTTGCCATGAGTCTCGTCCCCCAGCTGAACCGACTAGGCCGGAGGAAGAGGCTCAGGGCAAAGATACATATTCTAAAGTACCTGGACGAATTGGAACATTCAGATGAGGATGGTGCACAGCCCCAGCAACACCCATCACATTGAATGAGTACATCTAATTATGCACAACCTGCACCACCACTGCCCATCCCACCATTACTAGCTAACAGAAGAATATTGTTTCAGCACCCCACACATCCTCCAGGACACCAACCACATGTGCATTTCACACAAATGCTTCCAAGCGCTCAGGAGTGGGAAGGTAGCAACACCTCTGGACCATGAAAATGAGCTGCCTCATTATTTTTCGTTGAGTTTGTCTGTGTGCTGTGGGTGACTATTTGTGTTGacgttttattttaatttattttagatATTGCCTTTGTTTTGTAGTTCTGACACTTATTTAAATGATACTATGAGGTCAATGCCTGTTCAGTTTGTCTTAAGTGATTTGAAATGCATTAAAATGAAAGCCCACCTCAGTGCAACAGCCAGTCTCTGCTTTGGTTCTATGGCTAATCTGTAGTTGGTGGATTGCCTGGTGAGTTCACTGTCGATAAGCGACAGAAGCTCATCCATTTTCTCCGCACTCATCCTGAAGTACTGGTGATGGCGTTGGCTGTCCAGCCGCAGTTCAGCCACAAGATGATAATAATCACCTTGCTGACGCCTGCGCTGGTTCAGTGGATGGACCCAATGCAGCCTCCTTCTACCTCCACCCCTCCTCCGCAGTCTGTCCAGTAGTAGTAGGAAGGCTACTACTTTCCTCTTACAAAAAGGCGCTGAGACAGTAATAATGACAATAGGTATATTATTACTATGTGAGATGTTCAAACATGTCCAACATTGCCTGTACTGTTAACTATAGGAACTTTTACATTCTGACTCTATACattgatatatatgtatatttttattatatcatatatatatatatatatgtatatacaggatatactgtatgtatatattttccccaagtggaagcttccatgatcctaataaatttaataatttaaacaatatatatatacggtatatttttattatattatgtatatacaggatatactgtatgtatatattttccccaagtggaggcctccatgatcctaataaatttaataatttaaactatatacagtatatttttattatattatgtatatacaggatatactgtatgtatatattttccccaagtggaagcttacatgatcctaataaatttaataattaaaaaaataatatatacagtatatttttattatattatgtatatacaggatatactgtatgtatatattttccccaagcggaagcttccatgatcctaatgaatttaataattaaaaaaataatatatacagtactgtgcaaacgtTTTTGGCagatgtcctgcctaaaacttttgcacagtactgtatatgctcatgtgtgtattattcagcTCGGACAACACTAAATAATGAGTATGTAAACGGTAGGCTATCATTATGTTGCAGGGAAATGGATTCCGGCACACCCTGTAGAATCAGTATGTGTATTagggaaatatatttcttgATAGGATACGTTATCCATGGTTACAGCAACAAAATGTTTCGGGATGAATATGTTCCGTTGAATCAAGTCCACCTTTTTCCCCGCTTCTCTGACAAGTGTACAGACCCCGTGTGTTCGCCGCGTTGTTTTGAAcggcacattatcgcgcgcgatcgTGCgttcacgcgagagctcacgggggtacggagttggcggaccgcagccgtgcagcagccggtatgatttgcctgtttttgacggactgcgtggcacgcaggcaacactgaaccggaccggaaccgcaacgatcacgcatgcagtgtacttgggcatTAAGGGATGTGCTGATGAACCTTAGGCTCGAGAAAATCTGATATATTCTTCGCGGTTCTGAAAAGAAATTTTATAGTACATGGGGAccttttctttcattctttgaCAACACCGCTACACAAGTGCAGGAATGACATATGCACTGTTATATTGCTCATTTAGCCATGGGGGATGGGCAACGGTATGGTCGCTGTCCATGCTGCTCCTATTAGGTGGAACATTTGAATGTATTGCACTGGATTTTTATTCTGTAACAATTATGTATTGGAAGTGATGGCACGGAAGAACTTTCTATGACTCTCtggacatttaagattagacttaGACTTCATGGTTGGTTGTGTTGGATAACTTagagtgaaacatttttttttttgggtggggggtgttctgtatttttgtaaaaccaataaaaagaaatttgaaagaaagagaattcatttttcatgttaAAAGTAGTGTTGTCAAGGCATTCGAATTTTTAATCGCATTTTACATAGTTAACTGCTGGTTAacttttctgtgtgtgtgtgtgtgtgtgtgtgtgtgtacacgcgtgtgtggatatatatataattgatcCCCCCCTTTCCCATGACATCACATTGCTgttaatggttaaaaaaaaaaaaaaaaaacgcaaaaaaatgtcaccccGGTGTTGTACCGAAATCTGCGATCCGTCAGAATATGTGACGAAAGAGAGGGCTGTTGCCGACAGCAACGACGATGAGGATTCGAAGAAGGCCACTTACGCTAATGGCGTTAACTGGCATTTGCTAcgcaaataataaaaataataaaaataaatgaggctaTACGCTCGCTATAAGTTGCTGAGGCTTATTTTCCCTTTCACGGAATAAAAGTCATGATATTAAATCATGACGTTGTCAtcaggaaaatgtctgcttaaaAAAGTTTCGAAAATTTCTGCTTGAATAGTTACTTTTGATATTGTGAAATACTGAGCAGCAATAAGTTTCTATTATCCTTTTTCTACCTGACGAGGTaattgtgtaaatatcccattcaatgaattatacagtggggagaacaagtacttgatacactgccgattttgctggttttcccacttgcaaagcatgtagaggtctgtaatttgtatcataaattctcttcaactgtgagggatggaatctaatacaaaaaaaaaaaaaaaaggaaatctcgtatgatttttaaataataaatatgcatttaattgcacgaaagtatttgatacatcaaaaaaatcgaacttaatatttggtacagaaacctttgtttgctattacagataccaaccgtttcctgtagtccttgacaaggtttgcacacactgcagcagggattttggcccactcctccatgcagatcttctccagagccttcaggtttcggggctgctgctgggcaacacggactttcagctccctccatagattttctatcgggttcagatctggtgactggctaggccactccaggaccttaagatgcttcttacggagccactctttagttgccttggctgtgtgctttgggtcgttgtcatgctggaagacccagccacgacccatcttcagggctctcactgaaagaaggaggttgtcagccaagatctggcgatacatagccccatccatcctcccctcaatacggtgcagtcgtcatgtacccttggcagagaagcagccccaaaaaatgaggtTTCCTCTTCcatgttgggatggtgttcttggggttgtactcatccttctttttcctccaaacacgacgagcagagtttagaccaaaaagttcaattttggtcacatccaccacatgaccttctcccattgctcctctggatcatccagatggtcagtggcaaacttcagacgtgtctggacatgcactggcttaagcagcgggaccttgcatgcgctgtaggattttaatccatgacggcgtaatgtgtttccgatggttttcttcgagactgtggttccagctctcttcaggtcattgaccaggtcctgccgtgtagttctgggctgatccctcaccttcctcatgatcagtgatgccccacgaggtgagatcttgcatggagccccagaacgaggcagattgaccgtcaacttgaacttcttccattttctaataatcgctccaacagttgttaccttctcaccaagctgcttgcttattttcctgtagcccatcccagccttgtgtgggtctattattttatccctgatgtcgttacacagctctttggtcttggccattgtggagaggttggagtttgtttgtttgagcatgtgaacaggtgtcttttatacaggtaacaagttcaaacaggtgcagttacttccggtaatgagtggagaacaggatgggttcttaaaaaagaactaagagccgaaatgtttactagttggtaatgtatcaaataaagcttaaaatctcaattttctgggggaagaaaaattttgaacaggagggcatttaaaaaaaaaaaaaaaaaaaaaaaagttttttaaacagcaaaaccctatctggaggtgaggacacgtgagagcagaattacagacaccatgactttaacaagatattatactATTATACTATATAATAGATAttatcttgttttgatccaaaaactccacgtagcatgcatcactgagtgtcaagacatagctgtgaatggccaaagctggatttttgggggattttatgtgtgaaacatggtaatataacaagggtcgcgatgcagaaatcgcagacattaaggagtggccgagattttctttttcatatatttacccttctaaacttttattttcaatttttctttgtttggatcgattattatctaacatatcggagaaaacgcgacagtaacaaacgaacaaaaaatacaattaagcaatagttatgaggtagatatccgtgactttacagacgccatttttttcattgtgacataatttgtttaaaagtttaaaatatgagagtgaataacttttttaagtcctttttttttttttttttttttttttattaaatatgagacatcaagtaatgattctaagctaaaaacgacagaaattttgaataataaatattatcaattagctgcgttttatggctgggttgaaacaagcggttgtgcgacgtctgtaaatgggggttttcagggtaaaacggacaaattaaaaatagttcgggggcttaatgcgcccatgaatctgctgtggcagcatatagacatattgttctagcaAACACAATGGctgtttttgcttaaaatacagcagtttcttttaaagaggagtgcaagagcagaaattgctttttcagtcttgtctgtgttttccgccatatgtgtaATGGCACTTGAGAGTTAAATCGGGtgagccaatacttttgccaaTAGTGTGGATGCACATCATTCATGGATTGGACAAAGCACATGTAAGGGACCAAAAGTGACAACCCTCAATAGGATTTGAGGAAGCTCCATAAAATACAATTGTAGTGCATGGGAAATCTGATGAAGCCAGCATGGATGACAGGCAAAAGTCATTGGCCACTGCTTCTCAAACACACGTGTCTCTTAATCTGACTATTCAgggtgaatccttgaccacaaactgagcaggaaaaaggtttttcgccagtgtgggttcttgtgtgtatttttaactGTTGCTTCCGAGCGAATCTTctatcacaaactgagcaggaaaagggtttttcgccagtgtgtgttcttatgTGTCGTTGTAAGTGTTGCTTCCGAGCGAATCTtcgatcacaaactgagcaggaaaaaggtttttcaccagtgtgggtttttgtgtgtgtttttaagtctcccgacaaaacaaaacattttccacaaactgagcaggaaaaaggtttttcgccagtgtgggttcttgtgtgttttgttaAGTCTCCCGCCTGAACAAAAgcttttccacaaactgagcaggaaaaaggtttttcacctgcGTGGGTCCTTTTGTGTCTTTTTAAGGCTTCTGTTTgagagaatccttgaccacaaactgagcaggaaaaaggtttttcaccagtgtgagtTCTTTTGTGTCTTTTTAAGGCTTCTGTTtgagtgaatccttgaccacaaactgagcaggaataaggtttttcgccagtgtgggttcttgtgtgtatttttaactGTTGCTTCTGAGCGAATCTTctatcacaaactgagcaggaaaagggtttttcgccagtgtgtgttcttatgTGTCGTTGTAAGTGTTGCTTCCGAGCGAATCTtcgatcacaaactgagcaggaaaaaggtttttcaccagtgtgggtttttgtgtgtgtttttaagtCTCCCGACTGAACAAAACattttccacaaactgagcaggaaaaaggtttttcgccagtgtgggttcttgtgtgttttgttaAGTCTCCCGCCTGAACAAAAgcttttccacaaactgagcaggaaaaaggcttttcaccagtgtgggttcttgcatGTGTTTTTAAGCGTTGCTTTAGACTGAATCTTTCACCACAAATTGAGCatgcaaaaggtttttcgccagtgtgggttcttgtgtgttcttTTAAATGTTGCTTCCAAgcaaatctttgatcacaaacagagcagaaaaaaggtttttcgccagtgtgggttcttgtgtgttgttttaggTATCCCACCGAAACAAAACCTTTTCCACAAACcgagcaggaaaaaggcttttcaccagtgtggctcCTCATATGCATCCGACAAGTATACTTATTAGCAAAGGTTTTGccacactgagagcatttgcagaGTGTGTCGTCACTGTGAGATGTCTTATGATCATCATTGTAAGGTGAGTGTGACATGGTGGCATTTGTGTCTGATGTAGCGATGAAAGTGTCTGCTTGCAAtccttctgttgagctgctgccgCTTGGAAGTTCCGCCCCTCTGCCGGCCTCACTCAGACCATCTTCACTCTTCAAGGGATCGCCAGTCCACCTGGTGATATGCGCCTCCTCCTCTTCACCATATGGCAGCTCCTgctcctcctttttgattggaagttgcTTCTGTTCACAGGGCCCTGGCTCTTCCTCCGCTTTGATTTGAGGGAGCTCAACATCCTCTTTTACGCCAGGAGATTTTGGCTCAACACCAAgatattttctgaaacctgcaagacaaGAAAACCACTGATATATTTGATGGACCACCACTGTGTCATTGGCCAGTCTTTTCTTTCTGCAAAACTTGGAGAAGATGAGTACACTGATTCCTCACGACTTCACGGTTCACGTTGTGCGGATTCAGTGCGTTgctgggtttaaaaaatattaatcaaaaaataaaagtgaaaaaatacacGTCATTTCATTTTGAGACACAAGAGATGCGACCAAAAATTCTACGACGAATGTTAT
This sequence is a window from Corythoichthys intestinalis isolate RoL2023-P3 chromosome 13, ASM3026506v1, whole genome shotgun sequence. Protein-coding genes within it:
- the LOC130927846 gene encoding oocyte zinc finger protein XlCOF6-like, whose amino-acid sequence is MSNVSHAHRPERLESARMEVAEESPYIKKVEEEFVHIKEEQEEYFIRLQNPHIEELQQPHTLKKEEEDPPYVKVEVVDIPKWTSEPLKMSEDGGPSEASRGTEPPNGSNSSSNEGSQADNLIARPSESNDFTSHSLFYLYVSQAHRLEHQEPTCVKGEEEESPYIKEEEESVHIKGFRKYLGVEPKSPGVKEDVELPQIKAEEEPGPCEQKQLPIKKEEQELPYGEEEEAHITRWTGDPLKSEDGLSEAGRGAELPSGSSSTEGLQADTFIATSDTNATMSHSPYNDDHKTSHSDDTLCKCSQCGKTFANKYTCRMHMRSHTGEKPFSCSVCGKGFVSVGYLKQHTRTHTGEKPFFCSVCDQRFAWKQHLKEHTRTHTGEKPFACSICGERFSLKQRLKTHARTHTGEKPFSCSVCGKAFVQAGDLTKHTRTHTGEKPFSCSVCGKCFVQSGDLKTHTKTHTGEKPFSCSVCDRRFARKQHLQRHIRTHTGEKPFSCSVCDRRFAQKQQLKIHTRTHTGEKPYSCSVCGQGFTQTEALKRHKRTHTGEKPFSCSVCGQGFSQTEALKRHKRTHAGEKPFSCSVCGKAFVQAGDLTKHTRTHTGEKPFSCSVCGKCFVLSGDLKTHTKTHTGEKPFSCSVCDRRFARKQHLQRHIRTHTGEKPFSCSVCDRRFARKQQLKIHTRTHTGEKPFSCSVCGQGFTLNSQIKRHVCLRSSGQ